The window TCATCCGGCTAACACGTTTCCAATAACTCTCACATACGTCACATTCCATCATATTTACAGCCGGCAACACTTTGCTCAGTTATGCTTGGCAGTGCGGCACTCACAAATGGCCCATCAGAATTGAGTGTGTGAGCCCGGGAGGAATTTGGTTTATATAGACTGAATGCTCCTCCTCTCGCCCAAACTCATAACTGTCTCTTTGCAATAAGAACCACAGGCAGGCAAATGGAGCACAGTAAAGCTTCCATCTGCCACCCAGCGTCTTTTTCTAAGGAGATGGTTTCTTTTTGGATGCACTCATTGGTCTCTGGGGGGATGGAAGACTGGAAGCCAGTCAGGGAATTTAGAGTACATCTGGACATCTCTGTTTACCAAACTTAGTGTCAATGTTTGGTCGACAGATGATGAGGACACCGCCGTTGCCGGTTCAGTGTTCCTTGCAGAAGGAGCCCGCAGAGTCTGCTGCTGTCAGATTTGCATGAACGATTTTCAAATGCTGTTGTGAAAATGTAGAAAGCATACGCACATTAACATTTTCCAGCTGAATcattcaatttgttgttgttaaggTTTTCAAAGCATTTAGTGTCTCAGTGGATTtcagaaatattaaaaaacaggaaCATATAACTGAATATATAATCAACACAGGTTCAGTGCAAAAAAGCTTATGATTGTAGTTTTCAAGAAAACCAAAGATGAACTCAGATAATTATAACAAAATCTTATAACGGTACTCCCATCATGAAtccatcatttaaaatgtttctcatCACAATGACTGATCGGGAATATTTTGATTTACAGGTCGAGTTGCTCAACAGTGAGAAGGAGGACCTCCTGGCTGCCTTGGAGACCTCCAGAAGCATGGTGAAGCAGATAGAAGCGCAGATCCAGGAGCTGAAAAAGCACTCAACCAGTCTAGCTAGAGATCTAGTAGCAGAGAAGGCAATGAAAGAACAAAAGATCAAGGTAGAAACTATGACTGATGATTAATTAAATAACACAATACACTGAACAATCAAGTCTTTGttatcaaattttttttccaaatgtttattCTATTCTTGTGTTCATACCTTCTTCACATAATCTATCCTTCCCTCTGTTTCAAACGGCGTTCAAGGTTTTGTGGTTCCATGCACTAGGATGACACGAATGTGGTCTTTGAAACTTCACTgaatagtgaaaaaaataatatgcaaaatattttcttagtttcattttcataaaaGGAAGCATTTGCCATTTTGTCAAACAAAAGcctatacagtgaacccccgtctAATCTGTTTAGCATTCGCGAATTTACCTGTACAcaggtaattttttttgggggggggggggaactcacctattcactgtttttgtgctctggcCAAAGCaccgccatctggtggcatcttggtgttaAGGATGCATGTTGAAACGAGTTCGGCTCCTAAGTCGTGCTTTGCTGCAATCTAGCGGCATCTATAGAGGAGGTTGTTGATTACTCGCAGATTTTTGGTGTTCGCCGCAGCGCTCAGTCCTTATCCTCTGTGAATaccgggggttcactgtagtctTGATTTTTCCTTCATTTGCAGCCTGTAACTTTTTTTCACACTGTTTTTACCCACCTACAGAATAACCATGCACACTTAAGAAAATGTACtaaagttgatttaaaaaaaaaaaacaatacacatgTATAACTTTAAAACCTTAACGTGTGTTCCAGGAGCTGTCACGGGCCACGAAGGATGCGGATGAGCTGAAAGCCCAGCTCGGCAAGCAGCAGAAGCAGTTGCAGCAAACTGCCCAAGAGCTGGAGCAGCTACGAAAGGTACAACAATTCACTGAGGCACATCAGCTTTTAAGACACAGCTATCTCTGGGGAATTCTCCAGTCAAGTGCTGTGACCGGTGATGGCAGGCCTGCAGCTACAGTTGTAGCTctccaaagagagagagagagagaacaaatgTTAGCCCACAGCAAAGGACAGTACTGCTGCTTTTCCATTAGCTGAGACGTTGACAGAACAGAAGTTTTACACGAAGGCTGCCTGGAGGTCTGACTTTTCAATTTGTCCACATTGTTAGTGCTGTTGGGACTTTTGATGCTGAACCAAACTGCACCACATCCTCAGTGTAATATAAGCACCACAAATATAAAAGTGAGAATTTACCATCTCCGGTTCTCTTCTCTAACTAGGAGGCACAGCAGAACTCTCTGCTAGACATGGAGATGGCCGACTATGAACGTCTGGTCAAGGAACTCAATGCCAAACTTTCAGAAAAAGATGAGTATTCTGAGGCGTTAAAAGCTCAAATAACCAGcctggaggagaaggaggaaacGCATAAACAAGAAATTGGTATGTTTAATGCTTTGTCATTTCAGTCTTATTGATATAATTCCTGTTCTTCACTAATCTAAGActtaatacagtacattcataCAAGGGTTCGTTAAATCCGCTGCGCACCGAGCGATGCGATCGCAGCTATTTTTCACGAGTAGCCAACTATTTGTAGCTAGTTTTGGTGCAATTCGAAATTTAAATTGCAGGTGAATGGCATCGCAACAGATGTGTATGGCCAATCAAAAAAGCCATGTTGTATCGTATGatctgtcaaaacaaaaattacgTTTCTGAGTACCAAGCAAGATCCAGCCAGCTCCCGCCAAGCTGTaccaatacagtacagtatatgcagtctaCATAtcttgtgttttacaataatccTTCACTACATTTATAATTTAATATGAACCTGAGGTTAAAAAGCAAAGTGTGGCGAGCAGTTAATGAATGgtgccaacagcctctcaaatttCCACACAGTTTTCAGTTAACTCATACATAGCTACGGCGGCCAAGGgaatcctcttcctccttgatAAGTGccccatgtttttgtggttcagtaTAATTAGAATTATGTGGTTactcaaaacattgtttcccCCATAACAACGCCAGGAGCGAGTTTGCAGTGAGTTGGAATGTGTGCGATGTTTCCATCGCCAGTTGTGTGGTTGTGGGTCGCCGACTGTAATTTGTTCACGATTGCCCAGTTCAGTTGTGTTCAGCTGTGTTGTTCGGTGTGCGGGGGGCTTTAGTCTGtcagcttttatttatgtttgtgtgcCCAGAAACTTTGAAATCACAGTTGGACCAAGGGGAAGAGAAGAACTCCAATATTAAACAGTTGCTGGTGAACTCTAAGAAAGAGTTGTCTGATGCCAAGAAGCAGGTCTGTTTCTCTGCCACTTTGTGCGATGATTATTGATTATAATGTGACCTTGTGTGGTATATTGGTTGCAATTGCAAATGGCTTTTTAGCGTGAATTATGACTTTTATgtggttttacatttttacacaaacagGAAAACTCCCTTGCCCTGTTGCAGGCCTCATTAAAAGGTGAACTGGAGGCCAACCAGCAGAAACTCGAAAGCTCCAAAGTAAGGCATCTCCATAAGGCATCTATAACATAACCATTTAACAAGTGAGCTTTAAAAgtaacacattttattgtatgtgttttttcatgTAAGATCGAGGTGTGTGACCTAACCACTGAGCGCCATCGTCTGCAGGACCAGCTCAGGTCTGCAATGGAGCAACAACAAAGGACCAGTAGCTCTCTGCAACAACGAATTATTAGCCTGCAGCAGGAGAGAGACATTGCTAAGGTACAAACACTTTGGCTTCCAGTGTATTTTCTACAAAGGCCAAATCCTGAACTTCTACAGGTCAACTCACTGGTTTTCTCCTGCTATGATACATTACAGCACTCTAACAAATTGCTTCAGGGAAGGTTGAAGTTCAGTCTCTTATGTCACTACTTTTATAGAgacaaacataaaaaagaataaGTTGTGATGACTTTGCATCTCTTTAATTGGATTTGCAAActtttcaattttaattattttaattccgtttttataattttgttatTAAACCGTAAACCATTTTCTCCCTATTAGCATTTTTAAAGATCTttgaaatgcccccccccccgccccccccccacacacacacgcacatattcACATACTAACAACAGAAATTACCATGCCAACGAAGATGTTCTTGTGAAAGCAATCAATGGTCATATTTACCACATTCGTTCATTGTGTATGTTGTCTCAAGGCTGAACTTGTGGCAACTGCTGAGGAGTTTGAGAGTTATAAGGTTCGAGTACACAATGTGCTAAAGCAGCAAAAGAGCAAGTTCAATGGGCAAAATGAAAGCGACGCTGGCAAGATAGAAAGGTAAGAATTAAGAAAAAAGACCATGACAACAATAGTGTTAATTATAAGAACATCCTGCTATGAGACACACAAGGGATTTCATGTTTGGTTGAAAAGTGCTACAGAAATAAGTCACGTTTGATGACTGACATGAATGTGTTGCGTGTCTGCCAGAGAGCAGTTGTTGACTCAGGTGGACCAGCTGAGGTCCAGACTGGGAGAGAGCCAACAGAGTCTCCAGAGCAGCACTGCAGAGCTGCAGCAGCTCCAGATTGAACACGACACTCTGTTGGAGCGACACAACAAAATTCTGCAGGAAAATGTTAGCAAGGAAGCCGAGCTCCGAGAGAGGTGAGCTCTTTTCACGTAACACATGATGGTAGTTTACCCAATTTTGTAAGTAACAGTACATCTATGTTGACCAACCAAGTATTGTCGCACCCTGTTTCTCATTTGCGCTTTCCTTTACATAGTGACATAAAACGGTTgtttctttcttattttgtgCTGTACAATTTGTTTGCCACTCTCAATCCGGCTATTCTGAATACTAAAGCCTTTCATATCCCCgctccccctcctcccccagACTGCTGTCGGTGCAGTCGGAGAACGTGGATCTGCGGTCAGAGCTGGCTCAGGCTCAAGCTGACTCATCTTCCCAGATCGAGGCCCAGCGACAGACCCATAGGGAGCAGCTGAGGAAGCTGCAGGACGACCACCGCGCCACTGTTGAGACGCTGCAGGGTCAGCTGACTCGTGTTGAGGAGCAGTTCTTCAACCTGCAGAGTCAGAACAGTGAGTATGCGGGACAATTTTTAACCTGATCcattatattttaacattcacCAGTGTTATTTCCTTTTAAATGGGTAGGTATTAAAGGATCTACAAGAAAATGCAGTAATGTTTGGCCTAACTCAGATGACTTTGGAAACATAACAGGATACAAAAAATGTACTGAAAGCAGTGCTAAAAAAAGATCCCAGACAACAGAACAACCAAAACAGAACCATCTGCTGAAGAAGATGACACTGATCCAAAACAAATCCTCAAGTGTTTGAAGTTTTCTATCTTGTTAGTTCCATGAGAGAAATGATGCAAGAGAGAAGTGAGTATGGCAGGTCGTTGGTGTGTTTATCTGTTGGAAGCTCATTCATCACTTCCCACACAGCTGCTGCATGGAGTCAAAcagcaaatgcacacacacacaccaagggCTTGGAAAATGTCAGGTGTTGGCGACAGTGCTCTGCTCCGATACCGCCTCTCAGTGTGGCAAGCAGCTCACCGTGGCATCTGGACAGGCGCATCATTAGTGGCTCGCACATGCGTGCCAGGCTGTGAAGATGGGCCCAGTGTTAGTCCTTACCAAAGTCATATTTCAGTCTGCCACCATGTTTGAATGTTATGACAGCTAAACGGTGAAGGGTTTATTCGTTTAACTGGTAGGCAGTGTACTGAAATCATAATTCAGAGTCAATGAATATGAAATACATGGTCAAGTTTCATTCATGTCCTGCTTAAAATGGATATAAAGTCCATACACCCAAATCCAAGGCTTTTTGTATTACGATTAAAaataatgagaccaagatacatTTAATTTCAAACCTTTGATATACCATTATTGCCttaggtaaccaaaatatttgaaaatgtcaatcAGAAATTAGCTTTTTTGGGGGTATCACCCTCATTAGTGGACACCTGCTTTCAGGTTCATTAATCACAATAATCTAATCTGTtgtctataataataataatatgttgtCTACCAACTCATAAGCATTGTCCGTTCTCCTTTCGCAGTTGTCACATTGTGGACTAGCTGAAGTTGTGTCTGCTGCCCCCTGAtgttgtaattaaataaaacaagagaATAGAAACGACACTGAATAGAGATTTCAAGGGGTTTACTGATTTCAATCTGAGAACAGGGTGGCAGCATAAAGCTTTAACAGTTAATTTCTGATTTAcatatctataaaaaaaaaaaaaaagtgttcgtTGGCCGCTCTTCCAGGTTCCGTGTTGGTCCAGTCCAGCAGGAAGTCTGTTGATGCTCAGCGCAGAACTGCAGACCAGAATCAGGCAGGGCTGGGAGCAGTGGCCCTGAGTGACCTCCAATCTATGGCCAGGGAGGAGGGTGAGGGCATGGAGACCACAGAGAATGAAAGCACCTCCTCTGCATCACTGCTCTCTCTGGAGCACCTTCTCATGTCACCGGATCCCAAGCAAGGTGGGTCAAACCAAGATTGGCAGTCATATCATTTACTTTACAAATGTGTTGTGCACTTCCTCAGTATTGTTTAACTGCATAAAATAAGAGACTTTAAGGATTATTAggacattcattaaaaaaaacaaaaggtctCCTCTATGCTCTTAATGAGTGGTTAAATGGTTTGGTCTCCAGAGCCCTTCGTGTGGACTGTAGAACCCACCAAAGACGAGCTGAGTCAGAAGCTGAGCATAGCCACACGCAGTCTGGCGCACATGAACAGCCTCCTGCATGAAACTGAAGCTACCAATGCTGTTCTCATGGAACAGATCAATGTAAGTAGGCTAACTAACACTGTTGCAATGCATGTTGTCACCTTTTTTTGGGTCACTGACACAGGATGGGGTGAATAGCAATCTTCTTGGGAAATTGTAGAAAAATGACAATACTGTAACAAGGGTAAGTTTCACACTCAGTTTTGCTGGCCTGTTATGTTTGAAGTAATGGTCACTATTGCATAACTATTTTATACATCACACTACACGCTGATGGTGTCATTCATCTGATTatgtgattgtgtttttttttttgtatttaaaaaaaaaaaaaaaaaaacatgcatcaatatCCTTTTCAACCAATACTCAATTGAGtacctacaaagacaagattattTCATGTTAAAACTGGGAGACTttgtattttgcaaatattcattcattttgaatttgatgctgctttgtttgtgaacaaaggagccttttggggatgcttcttttatacccaatcatgacactcacctctTTCCAATTAACCGGTTTACTGTGGAATGTTTCAAACAGCTGTTGTTTGAGCAATCCTCAACATTTTTCTGTTGCCTGTGTCCCAGCCTTTtcggaatgtgttgcaggcagcCTGTAATTTTGTCTGTGTTAGATGACAATCATGGCATTGAATAATAGTTTTAATGCTGCTTATTTTATAACTTGCCATCTTCCCAGATCAAACAATTTTTCCTGATGATGGAAAGTTCATTCACCAAATTTTCTAATACCCATTTTAACAGCGAACTAGATAGGCATCTATATATTAGATAGACATCAAGGGTCAACTGCCATTGACTGAAGTGTTTAGTTTTCgagaaaatagtttaaaaatataataataatactatatatatatataaaattgaaacatttgtacagatgaaggcctcttctctGGTAAACACCTTATCTGTCATTGAGGAAATGAAGACTCCCATCCACTACATAAGGAAATGCagtacattgtttatttttcatttttacatcacCTGGGATTAATCTAACCAAATTTCAATTTAAAGAGGACGGTATGCCCCAACAGTTACATCAAAAAGCTTAGCATTGTTCATAGTACCCTCTTTGTCCAGCAGAAAGTAGAACTTGTGTCCCTTGATTTTGAGGGGGATGAAGGAGGGGGACTCCTGTCTGTGGGCATGACAGGCAACCTGGGACAACGGGGTCGTTAGTCTCCAGCCATGGCCCTTTCCCAGAGGTGACTGTGTGATAACCGACACCATCCTTCCACCTTGGTGTAAAACCACCTGACTGACAGAGCGCCGACAAAACAGAACTCCCAGTCCCAGTATGCCCACTCCTATTGTCACACATCCCAGCGTGAAGCCGTACCTCCAGGTGTTGGACCCCAGGTTCATATCGAAACTCCACATGCCAGCCAAGACAGTGCTGGTGGGAGCTTtccttttctcctgctcccGAGCTGTCCCCGTGTCTCTGAGGCCGGTGTAGGCGAAGTGAGCCAGGTACGTCCAGAAGACAAACTGGCCCCCGCAGAAGACAGCGAGGAGGCGGAAGAAGCTCGTCCTGTCGTGTTGGAACAGTGTGACGTCTCTCGTCGGCTGAGTGGAGCTACACAGGCCGCGGTGTGCGAAAACACGTCTCCCCAGTCCGGCAACACACACGTGGGCGATCCGGACCGACACGCCGCCCAGTGGAAACATTGACCGCAGCAACGCATTTTTAGGGTGGATAGTGAGCGGCCGAAGCGGACATAGTGCGCCGCAAATTCTAAGTAAACTCATATTGTATGATAAGAGGTATTTGATGTATGACATGAAACTAAAAACATCGATGAACGGCAAGGAATACGAATAATACAACTAGTCACCTGGATTTACTAAAttcatttgagcaaatttgatTCCTGCGACACAAGGGGCGCAGCCATTTTCGGTTATGACGTCATTGCGAAAAAGTACGGAGACCGCCGTCGACCAAAAAACTTATAAACTAAATGTAAAGTGTTCCTAAATATTTGTCGTTGTTGACAATGCTAaggaattacatttaaattgtcAGGTAGGTGACTTACTCATACATTAGTTGTAAAACTAGGATAAAGTAGGACAGTCGGCTTTGGGTGACATATCCGGATTaaactaaaatgcactataaaccTTGACAGGTGGACTTAATTTAATGTCTAATTTAtttgttcagtgtttcagtgtTAATTTGCTGTTATCTAACAAGGAACTGAACAGAAAAATTCAAAAGAGGTGTTTTACTCAAGACATGTACATTCAAAGCTTTAAAGAAGATTAAATTAACTTCACCTGTAAAGGCGATAGCTTattattttaggttcatcctgaaatttcactcgAAAGCCAAATATCCTTAACTGTGAGtagtgtactttaaaaaaataaaataaataaaaaattcaataaataaaataaattcatagaGCAAGTAACTATGTTCAATGTTTGGATGGCTACCACATGCTTCACTAAGGCTGAAGAACTATGTAATTAAACCAAGCCAATCAGGAAAGAATGGTGAACCAAAATGTGATGAAAAGTAATGCAACTATTTTTGGCACTACATATGAAAATACATAGTACCAAAAGTAGTTGCGTGTCGTGTGTCATATTTCAGATCTGATTTTGAGAGCTTGAGTACCCATAAACTTGGtgaatttataaaatgttttaatcttGTAGCTGTTGAAGAGTGAAGTACGTCGTTTGGAGCGTAACCAGGAGCGGGAGAAGAGTGTGGCCAACCTGGAGTATCTGAAGAACGTTTTGCTGCAGTTCATTTTCCTGCGGTCAGTCAGCGAGAGGCAGGCACTGCTTCCTGTCATTCACACCATGTTGCAGCTCAGCCCAGATGAGAAAAGCAAGCTTGCTGCCATTGCCCAAGGTACAGTAATACAGTACACATAATGTTTATAGTCTCTTGACAGTTTTAGGTAATTGTACCGGATACAGAGGttggaatgcagccctatggggggcacaagtcagtgcaaactgtaggccggtcccaagcccggaaaaatgcagagggttgcgtcaggaagggcatccggcttaaaaccttgccaaacaaatatgagcgttcatccaaagtaTTCCATAAcggatcagtcgtggcccggattaacaacatccgccaccggcgccgtcaacctgcgggtgccgttggaaattcagctactgtgggtcgaagtcaaagaagaagaggtggaaagcgggttcttcggcagaaagagaagaggaaaacacagagcctagaactgaatgtggggactttgtttgttgggactatgacaggaaaatctcgggagttggttgacatgatgattaggagaaaggttgatatattgtgtgtccaggagaccaggtggaaaggcagtacgGCTAGAAGTTTatgggcagggtttaaattattttaccatcgtGGAGATgggaaagagaaatggagtcggggttattttaaaagaagagttggctaagaatgtcttggaggtgaaaatagtatcagatcgagtgatgaggctgaaatttgaaattgagggtgttatgtgtaatgtgattagtggctatgccccacaggtaggatgtgatctagagctgaaagagaaattctggaaggagctagatgaagtagttctgagcatcccagacggAGAGAGAGTcttaattggtgcagattgtaatggacatgttggtgaaggtaataggggtgataaagaagtgatgggtaagtacggcatccagaaaaggaacttggagggacagatggtggtagactttgcaacaaggatgcaaatggctgtagtgaacacttttttccagaagaggcacgaacatagggtgacctacaagagcggaggtagaagcacgcaggtggattacatcttgtgcagaagatgtcatctgaaggaggctaccaactgtaaggtagtgttaggggagagtgtggctagacagcataggatggtggtaagatgactctggtggtggggaggaagatgaggaagacaaaggcagagaagagaaccatgtggtggaagctgagacaggacgagtgttgtgcagcttttcgggaagaggtgagacaggctctcggtggacgggaggagcttccagtagactggaccactgcagccaaggtgatcagagaggcaggcaggagagtacttggtgtatcttctggcaggaaaggagagaaggagacttggtggtggaaccacacagtacaggaaatcatacaaggaaaaaggttagctaagaagaagtgggacactgagaggaccgaggagaggcgaaaggaagagatgcgacacagggcaaagagatgcgacacagggcaaaggtagatgtggcaaaggccaaacaagaggcatatgatgacatgtatggcaggttggacactaaagaaggagaaaaggatctatacaggctggccagacagagggatagagatgggaaggatgtgcagcaggt is drawn from Phycodurus eques isolate BA_2022a chromosome 12, UOR_Pequ_1.1, whole genome shotgun sequence and contains these coding sequences:
- the tmem223 gene encoding transmembrane protein 223; the protein is MSYIKYLLSYNMSLLRICGALCPLRPLTIHPKNALLRSMFPLGGVSVRIAHVCVAGLGRRVFAHRGLCSSTQPTRDVTLFQHDRTSFFRLLAVFCGGQFVFWTYLAHFAYTGLRDTGTAREQEKRKAPTSTVLAGMWSFDMNLGSNTWRYGFTLGCVTIGVGILGLGVLFCRRSVSQVVLHQGGRMVSVITQSPLGKGHGWRLTTPLSQVACHAHRQESPSFIPLKIKGHKFYFLLDKEGTMNNAKLFDVTVGAYRPL